The following are from one region of the Phormidium sp. PBR-2020 genome:
- the rpsN gene encoding 30S ribosomal protein S14, translated as MAKKSSIERHKKRKQLVEKYADVRAELKEQFRTAPTQREKMEIHRKLQQLPRNSSRTRVRNRCWATGRPRGYYRDFGLCRNQLREMAHEGLLPGLVKSSW; from the coding sequence ATGGCTAAGAAAAGCTCCATCGAGCGTCATAAGAAGCGCAAACAACTCGTCGAAAAATACGCCGACGTGCGTGCCGAACTAAAAGAGCAGTTCCGCACCGCGCCCACCCAGCGCGAGAAAATGGAAATTCATCGCAAGCTGCAACAGCTTCCCCGCAACAGTTCCCGCACTCGGGTTCGCAATCGTTGCTGGGCAACCGGTCGTCCTCGGGGATACTACCGGGACTTTGGCCTTTGCCGCAACCAACTGCGAGAAATGGCTCACGAAGGACTCCTACCGGGCCTCGTCAAGTCCAGCTGGTAA
- the aat gene encoding leucyl/phenylalanyl-tRNA--protein transferase: MNTDLTHIIHGYSQGYFLMNNEDDDDPDSGNLGWYCSNERTLIPLDDRFRYPKSLRRVLNQERFSVAIDQDFPAVVEGCANRESTWISQELKEIYLALHDSGWAHSFEAWQGDHLAGGILGITIGAVFIGESMFFNIPEGSKVAMVKLVEHLRQQKFKLFDVQLMNPHLARFGAHTIDDLDYQERLQDAICRPCRFLP; encoded by the coding sequence ATGAATACCGATTTAACCCATATCATTCACGGCTATTCCCAAGGCTACTTCCTAATGAACAATGAGGATGACGACGATCCTGACTCTGGGAATCTGGGCTGGTATTGCAGCAATGAGCGCACCCTCATCCCCCTCGATGACCGCTTCCGCTATCCCAAATCCTTACGACGGGTTCTCAACCAGGAGCGATTTAGCGTTGCCATCGACCAGGACTTTCCCGCTGTCGTCGAAGGCTGCGCCAATCGAGAAAGTACCTGGATTTCCCAGGAACTAAAGGAGATTTATCTGGCCTTGCATGACAGCGGCTGGGCCCATAGTTTTGAAGCCTGGCAGGGCGATCACCTCGCCGGAGGGATTCTCGGCATCACCATCGGCGCGGTGTTTATCGGGGAATCTATGTTTTTCAACATCCCTGAAGGCTCAAAAGTCGCCATGGTGAAACTCGTCGAACATCTGCGCCAACAAAAGTTTAAGTTATTTGATGTGCAACTGATGAACCCCCATTTAGCGCGGTTCGGGGCCCATACCATTGACGATCTTGACTATCAAGAGCGGCTCCAGGATGCCATCTGCCGTCCCTGTCGATTTCTCCCCTAA
- a CDS encoding N-6 DNA methylase: MGKAMGNADLSSDYLLNTSVQHRKTYGQFFTPPRVARLMLDWVLQPRPRRILDPAFGLGVFYRELSSPEITSLTASDYQFIAYDIDPVILSYAQDIASNSSLKIIPEDYLSADIQGVDAIVCNPPYMRFQKFLSRREIRPKIENKIGYKLKGNSNLASIFLMKSLAELNPQGRLAFIMPFECFNTGYGLPLKQQLSRDKLLKQIILVQNEKDIFPNVLTTICILLCEKNNQNDWVKLSLLDSQFTLEGLSDFSQWYQAQLPLEKLSSEQKWSGVFESAMVELIAPNDFYSFCDYGRFQRGIATGANAFFSLKYSQIKELQLRDNCWCYCISKSQQIRDFVLTNRKIEQLVQADKPVFCLDILQADTPELNAYISFGEQCGYHQRYLTRMRHPWYKLERRQPSPLWVGVFHRQRFKVVRNLSNALNLTCFHGFYPNPLGASVIDKIFVYLISDVGQKLVKLNQRQYGNGLDKFEPGDLNQSLVPNPEQLQGMDERLVAKVLHLAEEDAPGAIALSNQLMEPIYPGP; this comes from the coding sequence ATGGGTAAAGCAATGGGGAATGCCGATTTGTCCAGTGACTACCTTTTAAATACCTCCGTTCAGCATCGAAAAACCTATGGGCAGTTTTTTACGCCCCCCAGGGTGGCGAGACTGATGCTCGATTGGGTTCTCCAGCCTCGGCCCCGTCGGATTCTTGATCCAGCGTTTGGTTTAGGAGTTTTTTACCGGGAGCTTTCAAGCCCTGAAATCACGAGTTTAACGGCATCAGATTATCAATTTATTGCCTATGATATTGACCCTGTGATTCTATCCTATGCTCAGGATATTGCCTCAAATTCATCGCTGAAAATTATTCCTGAAGATTACTTGAGTGCAGATATTCAAGGGGTTGATGCTATTGTTTGTAATCCTCCTTATATGAGGTTTCAGAAATTCTTAAGCCGCAGAGAGATTCGTCCAAAAATCGAGAATAAAATTGGCTATAAGCTCAAAGGAAACTCCAATCTTGCCTCTATTTTTCTTATGAAATCTTTGGCGGAACTTAATCCTCAAGGTCGCCTTGCTTTCATTATGCCATTTGAGTGTTTTAATACGGGCTATGGCTTGCCTTTAAAGCAGCAATTGTCGAGAGATAAACTCCTGAAACAAATAATCTTGGTGCAAAATGAAAAAGATATATTCCCTAATGTCTTGACCACAATTTGCATTCTACTTTGTGAGAAAAACAATCAAAATGATTGGGTGAAGCTGAGTTTGCTTGACAGCCAATTCACACTTGAAGGATTGAGTGATTTTTCTCAGTGGTATCAAGCCCAACTTCCCTTAGAAAAACTCTCCAGCGAGCAAAAGTGGTCTGGGGTGTTTGAGTCAGCGATGGTGGAGTTGATCGCACCCAATGACTTTTATTCATTTTGCGACTATGGACGCTTTCAACGGGGAATTGCCACAGGGGCGAATGCTTTTTTTAGCCTAAAATATTCTCAAATCAAGGAATTGCAATTAAGAGACAACTGTTGGTGTTATTGCATTAGTAAAAGCCAGCAAATCCGGGATTTTGTGTTAACAAATCGGAAGATCGAACAGCTAGTACAAGCCGATAAACCGGTCTTTTGTTTAGATATTCTTCAGGCAGATACTCCTGAGCTTAATGCTTATATTTCCTTTGGGGAGCAATGTGGGTATCATCAGCGGTATCTCACGAGAATGCGTCACCCTTGGTACAAATTAGAGCGGCGACAGCCATCACCTCTGTGGGTGGGGGTGTTCCATCGCCAGCGGTTTAAGGTGGTTCGTAATCTATCAAATGCTTTAAACTTAACCTGTTTTCATGGCTTTTATCCCAATCCATTGGGAGCCAGTGTTATTGATAAAATCTTTGTGTATTTAATCAGTGATGTGGGACAAAAACTGGTGAAGCTCAATCAGCGTCAATATGGCAATGGCTTAGATAAATTTGAACCGGGGGATTTAAATCAAAGTCTCGTCCCAAATCCGGAGCAATTGCAGGGGATGGATGAGCGCTTGGTGGCGAAGGTCTTGCATCTGGCTGAGGAGGATGCCCCTGGGGCGATCGCCCTGAGTAATCAACTCATGGAACCCATCTACCCCGGCCCTTAG
- a CDS encoding chemotaxis protein CheW, whose product MDLSPYLLFDIDRSHYAINAKVVEEVFFLPELTPIAEAPRDIVGMFNLRGTVVPVFDLSRRLGHGHQRYQLSDSLITVDRDETKVTFLVNHVREVVQLDPESITRKFIYQHQEHDSNSLDVPPGDSQGQPLRQRQRFLKGVVQFETHLVSILDEEAILRTLRQQQPEEDELTEESGDGSDADPQKRDRFEFCPDASLEEQDVFRQRANSLRIPTETPDLKQILSLAVVALQGEYFGIDLQVVREFTDVRNITPIPCCPPHVVGNMNLRGEILTLIRINQCLNLEPTLLEGDRGSEQRGRAVVVQVDEMVVGILVDEVFDVTPIDPSKISPMPTAIRATSDEYLQGTVLYEATALTILDIRKLLSQGELVVDEEP is encoded by the coding sequence ATGGATCTATCTCCCTATCTGTTATTTGATATTGACCGCAGCCACTATGCCATTAACGCGAAGGTGGTTGAGGAAGTGTTTTTTCTGCCAGAACTGACCCCCATCGCGGAAGCCCCACGGGACATTGTGGGCATGTTCAACCTGCGGGGTACGGTCGTTCCTGTGTTCGATCTATCTCGTCGCTTAGGACATGGCCATCAACGCTATCAGTTGAGCGATAGCCTAATTACCGTCGATCGCGATGAAACAAAGGTTACGTTTTTAGTGAATCATGTCCGAGAGGTGGTTCAGCTCGATCCTGAGAGCATTACTCGTAAGTTTATCTATCAGCATCAGGAGCATGACTCTAATTCTCTGGATGTCCCCCCCGGAGATTCTCAGGGGCAACCTCTGCGTCAACGCCAACGCTTTTTAAAAGGTGTGGTTCAATTTGAAACCCATCTCGTCTCGATTTTGGATGAGGAGGCGATTCTACGGACTCTGCGTCAACAACAGCCTGAGGAGGATGAGTTGACGGAGGAGTCCGGTGATGGCTCAGACGCGGACCCCCAGAAGCGCGATCGCTTTGAGTTTTGCCCAGATGCCAGTCTGGAGGAACAAGATGTCTTTCGGCAACGGGCGAATAGTTTGCGCATCCCAACGGAAACCCCAGACTTAAAACAAATCTTATCCCTGGCGGTTGTGGCTTTACAGGGAGAGTATTTTGGCATTGATCTTCAGGTGGTGCGCGAGTTTACGGATGTTCGTAATATCACCCCCATTCCCTGTTGTCCGCCTCATGTGGTGGGGAATATGAATCTGCGGGGAGAAATTCTCACCTTAATCCGGATTAATCAATGTCTCAATCTTGAGCCTACTCTCTTGGAGGGCGATCGCGGTTCTGAGCAGCGCGGACGCGCAGTGGTGGTACAGGTGGATGAAATGGTGGTGGGCATTTTAGTGGATGAGGTATTTGATGTTACCCCCATTGATCCCAGTAAAATCTCACCGATGCCCACGGCGATTCGTGCGACCTCAGATGAGTACTTACAGGGAACGGTTCTCTATGAGGCGACAGCCTTGACGATTTTAGATATCCGTAAACTGCTTAGCCAAGGAGAGTTAGTGGTGGATGAGGAACCCTGA